A region from the Brassica napus cultivar Da-Ae chromosome C8, Da-Ae, whole genome shotgun sequence genome encodes:
- the LOC125591420 gene encoding DNA-directed RNA polymerase III subunit RPC8-like isoform X2: MFCLSELEDTVRVPPSDLNLPLEVAIKKALQKLFLDKVLSIGLCVSIYGIKSIEGGFVLPGDGAATYKVVFRIVVFRPFVGEVIAAKFKESDSNGLRYVYVPAPLIPTPNRCEPDPYNRNQMRWVWKYGDDEFIIDDSCQIKFRVENISYPPVPTERAEDAKPFAPMVVTGTIDDDGLGPVSWWEACAPISDAED, from the exons ATGTTCTGTCTTAGCGAGCTGGAAGATACAGTAAGAGTGCCACCGTCTGACCTTAACCTCCCCCTCGAAGTTGCCATTAAGAAAGCGCTTCAAAAGCTCTTCTTGGACAAG GTTTTGTCGATTGGCCTTTGCGTATCAATCTACGGCATTAAATCAATCGAAGGAGGGTTCGTCTTACCCGGTGATGGTGCTGCCACCTATAag GTAGTTTTTAGAATTGTAGTGTTTCGTCCATTTGTTGGTGAGGTCATTGCTGCTAAGTTCAAAGAATCTGATTCCAATGGCTTGCGCT ATGTTTATGTGCCTGCTCCACTTATACCGACACCTAACCGCTGTGAGCCTGACCCTTACAATAG GAATCAGATGAGATGGGTGTGGAAATATGGAGATGACGAGTTTATCATCGACGATTCATGTCAG ATCAAGTTTCGAGTTGAGAACATCAGCTATCCACCTGTTCCAACTGAGCGAGCAGAAGACGCAAAGCCTTTTGCTCCTATGGTGGTCACT GGGACTATAGATGACGATGG
- the LOC125591416 gene encoding uncharacterized oxidoreductase At1g06690, chloroplastic codes for MAVATHFSFPVNYVLSETSRSRVRFDRKLVRAVASGDSVAPAISEETKVKLGGSDLKVTKLGIGVWSWGDNSYWNDFQWDDRKLKAAKGAFDVSLDNGIDFFDTAEVYGSKFSLGAISSETLLGRFIRERKERCPGAEVSVATKYAALPWRLGRESVISALKDSLARLELSSVDLYQLHWPGLWGNEGYLDGLGDAVEQGLVKAVGVSNYSEKRLRDAYERLKKRGIPLASNQVNYSLIYRAPEQTGVKAACDELGVSLIAYSPIAQGALTGKYTPENPPSGPRGRIYTREFLTKLQPLLNRIKQIGENYSKTPTQVALNWLVAQGNVIPIPGAKNAEQAKEFAGAIGWSLTDDEVAELRSLASEINPVVGFPVEYL; via the exons ATGGCCGTGGCTACGCATTTCAGCTTCCCTGTGAACTATGTTCTCTCGGAAACCTCTCGGAGCAGAGTAAGGTTCGATCGGAAGCTGGTCAGAGCAGTCGCCTCCGGAGATTCCGTAGCTCCGGCGATTTCGGAAGAGACTAAAGTGAAATTGGGTGGGTCGGATCTGAAGGTGACAAAGCTTGGAATCGGAGTGTGGTCGTGGGGTGATAACAGTTACTGGAATGATTTCCAGTGGGATG ACAGGAAACTGAAGGCTGCCAAAGGTGCTTTCGATGTCAGTCTTGACAACGGTATAGATTTTTTCGATACAGCTGAAGTTTACGGTTCCAAG TTTTCCTTGGGTGCTATAAGCTCTGAGACTCTTCTTGGAAG GTTCATCAGGGAGAGAAAGGAGAGGTGTCCTGGAGCTGAGGTTTCTGTTGCAACGAAGTATGCTGCTTTGCCTTGGCGTTTGGGTCGTGAAAGTGTTATCTCTGCCCTTAAAGATTCCCTTGCCAGGCTTGAGCTTTCTTCTGTGGATCTCTATCAACTCCATTG GCCGGGATTATGGGGAAATGAAG GATATTTGGATGGTCTTGGGGATGCTGTTGAGCAAGGACTTGTGAAGGCTGTTGGTGTTTCTAACTACAGTG AGAAGCGGCTACGTGATGCTTATGAGAGACTCAAAAAGAGAGGAATTCCTCTGGCATCAAATCAAGTCAACTACAGTTTGATATACAGAGCTCCAGAGCAGACTGGTGTCAAGGCTGCCTGTGATGAGCTTGGAGTCTCTTTGATTGCATATTCCCCCATTGCTCAAG GTGCTCTAACTGGTAAATACACCCCAGAGAACCCACCCTCAGGTCCTCGCGGTCGCATTTATACTCGTGAATTTTTAACAAAG CTTCAACCCTTGCTGAATAGAATTAAACAAATAGGCGAAAACTACAGCAAAACTCCCACACAG GTAGCATTGAACTGGTTGGTGGCACAAGGGAACGTGATACCAATCCCAGGAGCCAAGAATGCGGAACAAGCCAAAGAGTTTGCGGGAGCGATAGGTTGGAGTCTAACAGACGATGAAGTGGCTGAGCTACGGTCCCTGGCCTCTGAGATAAACCCTGTCGTTGGTTTCCCTGTTGAGTATCTCTGA
- the LOC125591420 gene encoding DNA-directed RNA polymerase III subunit RPC8-like isoform X1 yields the protein MFCLSELEDTVRVPPSDLNLPLEVAIKKALQKLFLDKVLSIGLCVSIYGIKSIEGGFVLPGDGAATYKVVFRIVVFRPFVGEVIAAKFKESDSNGLRLTLGFFEDVYVPAPLIPTPNRCEPDPYNRNQMRWVWKYGDDEFIIDDSCQIKFRVENISYPPVPTERAEDAKPFAPMVVTGTIDDDGLGPVSWWEACAPISDAED from the exons ATGTTCTGTCTTAGCGAGCTGGAAGATACAGTAAGAGTGCCACCGTCTGACCTTAACCTCCCCCTCGAAGTTGCCATTAAGAAAGCGCTTCAAAAGCTCTTCTTGGACAAG GTTTTGTCGATTGGCCTTTGCGTATCAATCTACGGCATTAAATCAATCGAAGGAGGGTTCGTCTTACCCGGTGATGGTGCTGCCACCTATAag GTAGTTTTTAGAATTGTAGTGTTTCGTCCATTTGTTGGTGAGGTCATTGCTGCTAAGTTCAAAGAATCTGATTCCAATGGCTTGCGCT TAACACTTGGATTCTTTGAAGATGTTTATGTGCCTGCTCCACTTATACCGACACCTAACCGCTGTGAGCCTGACCCTTACAATAG GAATCAGATGAGATGGGTGTGGAAATATGGAGATGACGAGTTTATCATCGACGATTCATGTCAG ATCAAGTTTCGAGTTGAGAACATCAGCTATCCACCTGTTCCAACTGAGCGAGCAGAAGACGCAAAGCCTTTTGCTCCTATGGTGGTCACT GGGACTATAGATGACGATGG
- the LOC125591419 gene encoding oxygen-evolving enhancer protein 2, chloroplastic-like produces MAYSACFLHQSALASSSVARSSPSSSSQRYVSLSKLVCKAQQTQENDTSAVSRRLALTLLVGAAAVGSKVSPADAAYGEAANVFGKPKTNTDFTAYNGDGFQVQVPAKWNPSREVEYPGQVLRYEDNFDATSNLNVMVTPTDKKSITDYGSPEEFLSQVNYLLGKQAYFGETASEGGFDNNAVATANILETNIQDVGGKPYYYLSVLTRTADGDEGGKHQLITATVNGGKLYICKAQAGDKRWFKGANKFVEKAATSFSVA; encoded by the exons atggcGTACAGCGCGTGTTTCCTACACCAGAGCGCACTAGCATCCTCCTCCGTCGCAAGATCATCACCTTCCTCATCATCCCAGCGCTACGTGTCACTCTCCAAACTAGTGTGCAAAGCTCAACAGACTCAAGAAAACGATACCTCCGCCGTCTCTCGCCGTCTCGCTCTCACACTCCTCGTCGGCGCCGCTGCGGTTGGTTCCAAAGTGTCTCCCGCCGATGCTGCCTACGGTGAAGCTG CAAATGTGTTTGGGAAGCCAAAGACAAACACAGACTTCACTGCATACAATGGAGATGGATTCCAAGTGCAGGTGCCAGCTAAGTGGAACCCAAGCAGAGAGGTAGAGTATCCAGGACAAGTCCTTAGGTACGAAGACAACTTCGACGCTACTAGCAATCTCAATGTCATGGTCACTCCTACCGACAAGAAGTCCATCACTGATTACGGTTCTCCTGAAGAGTTCCTCTCTCAG GTCAATTACCTTCTAGGGAAACAAGCTTACTTCGGTGAGACTGCCTCTGAG GGAGGGTTTGACAACAATGCAGTGGCAACAGCAAACATTCTGGAGACTAACATTCAGGACGTTGGTGGGAAACCATACTATTACTTGTCAGTGTTGACAAGAACAGCCGATGGAGATGAAGGTGGTAAGCATCAGCTGATCACAGCCACCGTGAACGGAGGGAAGCTTTATATCTGCAAGGCACAAGCTGGAGACAAGAGGTGGTTCAAGGGGGCCAATAAATTTGTTGAGAAAGCAGCCACTTCTTTCAGTGTTGCTTGA
- the LOC125591415 gene encoding protein JASON-like, with the protein MRRLLMKPKLSLLCRSALRFIDVSACRVMACFLNCFRGRDDRSISHSSLADSKRGGQESQSHLSALFRSEEEEEASSPCLGKERFDLDSIHIDKGLRDEARFLKACGTIPETPIEIRKASQKLSSPQRSGASYFHSWISSSSALGFHLDESPTPLKACEELGRPSVTSEQTPSSCVIDDGDTARISSASGDADEVESIGTAFKGELDRSGRPLFTAGKTKSVRFECDLDQSQSSNSSENSSSRKPEMGGKSTVSSPNPTPLKLSDEMQTPGTVYPANMESARKGRPRIRSQFVHSVSNLMEDASLYNVHDDSYGSIEQEQIEGETPTSATSDEKLSRFEASSSPSLYPINEDGGEDFGVLNDITPGVNAMTPGDRPIIGLVAAHWNENEQTEVSPKWWDGNGIPNSTTKYKEDQKVSWHATPFEVRLEKALSEEGGLSLFPRRNLEAMEEDEEDLDISQLQHSVQPNSVVSF; encoded by the exons ATGCGACGCCTGTTGATGAAGCCGAAGCTAAGTCTATTGTGCAGATCGGCGCTCAGATTCATCGACGTATCCGCTTGCAGAGTCATGGCTTGTTTCCTCAACTGCTTCCGCGGAAGAGACGATCGATCTATCTCTCACTCTTCACTCGCCGATTCTAAA AGAGGAGGTCAGGAATCGCAGAGTCATCTGTCTGCTTTGTTTCGATCTGAAG aggaagaagaagcttcatcgCCTTGCCTTGGCAAAGAAAGATTTGATTTGGATTCTATACATATCGACAAAGGCCTACGGGATGAG GCGCGGTTTCTTAAAGCTTGTGGCACTATACCGGAGACGCCTATTGAAATTAGGAAAGCGTCTCAAAAACTGAGTAGTCCTCAACGTTCTGGAGCTTCTTATTTCCATTCATGGATTTCCAGTAGCTCTGCGCTAGGTTTTCATTTGGATGAATCACCAACTCCCTTGAAAGCTTGTGAAGAGCTGGGAAGGCCATCGGTCACTTCAGAGCAAACACCAAGCAG TTGTGTAATCGATGACGGGGACACTGCGAGGATCTCATCTGCTTCTGGTGATGCTGATGAAGTAGAAAGCATTGGCACTGCGTTCAAGGGTGAGTTAGATAGATCTGGCAGGCCATTGTTCACAGCTGGAAAGACAAAGTCGGTGCGGTTTGAATGTGATCTGGATCAATCTCAGTCTTCTAACTCTTCTGAGAATAGCAGTTCAAGAAAACCAGAGATGGGTGGCAAAAGTACAGTGAGCTCGCCTAATCCAACCCCATTGAAGCTATCTGATGAGATGCAAACTCCTGGAACCGTATATCCAGCAAACATGGAGTCAGCAAGAAAGGGAAGGCCTAGAATCAGGTCGCAGTTTGTGCATTCGGTGTCTAATCTAATGGAAGATGCGTCCTTATATAATGTCCATGATGATTCATATGGGAGCATAGAACAAGAGCAGATAGAGGGTGAAACTCCCACTTCAGCAACTTCAGATGAGAAACTATCCAGGTTTGAGGCAAGCTCTTCTCCTTCGCTATACCCAATCAATGAAGACGGTGGAGAAGACTTTGGTGTTTTAAACGATATAACACCTGGAGTCAATGCCATGACTCCAGGTGACAGGCCTATCATTGGATTGGTTGCTGCTCACTGGAATGAGAATGAGCAAACTGAGGTTTCACCCAAATGGTGGGATGGAAATGGGATTCCAAATTCCACAACCAAATACAAAGAG GATCAGAAAGTGAGTTGGCATGCAACACCATTCGAGGTAAGACTGGAGAAGGCACTCTCTGAAGAAGGTGGTTTGAGTCTATTCCCTCGAAG GAACCTTGAAGCGATggaggaggatgaagaagacTTAGACATATCGCAGCTGCAGCATTCCGTGCAACCAAACTCAGTAGTTTCGTTCTGA
- the LOC125591414 gene encoding rRNA (cytosine-C(5))-methyltransferase NOP2C-like yields MKKARVLLKPSLLSRATTVFSSLSPSRLLSHQMETNPSSDSSRYCYDPVLRWDPQVEDYFNKAYGPDHFSRISKALTRPSSYSCIRVNTVKTTSDAVIEKLTKILNESEDGLKLLQSDGSSSPISKCQIPGLEYVVFVHGSGPHRIEYGSGLEGPPKEVLVSRKCAEAVLRGAQVYVPGVLACTAHVEKGDAVAVCVAMEQPGDDEGDWSVNMTRGTTLQGLPSDPFYCERRGLYIGMGTTRLSRAGMFRVPHGVAVDLSNRVFRLPSFHNVLEGEIFLQNLPSIVAAHALDPQKGERILDMCAAPGGKTTAIAILMNDEGVIVAADRSHNKVLDVQKLSAEMGLRCITTCKLDALKSVCLPNALSDSTTLVNGENIGSVTNHLSSNEEMASGRSEAEKSPEVNASTEQPSGGDDVSEAEIRKNKGRLKNGRGRTQSQGGRAGKSQGFPPNSFDRVLLDAPCSALGLRPRLFAGLESVISLRNHGRYQRKMLDQAVQLVRIGGILVYSTCTINPSENEAVVRYALDKYKFLSLAPQHPRIGGPGLVGRCEFPDGYVEEWLKPGEEEMVQKFDPSSELDTIGFFIAKFSVGPKD; encoded by the exons ATGAAGAAAGCGAGGGTTCTGCTTAAACCCTCTTTACTCTCCAGAGCCACCACCGTCTTCTCCTCTCTTTCTCCGTCACGCCTTCTCTCTCACCAAATGGAGACGAATCCTTCCTCGGATTCGTCGCGTTACTGTTATGATCCAGTGTTGCGATGGGATCCTCAAGTAGAAGACTACTTCAACAAAGCTTATGGACCTGATCACTTTTCTCGCATCTCAAAGGCTCTCAC GCGTCCGTCTTCCTACTCGTGCATTCGAGTGAACACAGTTAAAACGACGAGCGACGCTGTTATCGAAAAGCTTACGAAGATCTTAAACGAGTCCGAGGATGGCTTGAAGCTATTGCAATCCGATGGGAGCAGTAGTCCCATCTCCAAGTGTCAGATTCCTGGTTTGGAGTATGTTGTTTTTGTCCATGGATCAGGCCCGCATAGAATTGAATATGGATCTGGGCTTGAAGGCCCTCCCAAGGAGGTTTTGGTGAGCAGGAAGTGTGCTGAAGCTGTTCTTAGAGGAGCTCAG GTGTATGTACCAGGTGTACTGGCTTGCACTGCCCATGTTGAGAAAGGTGATGCAGTTGCTGTCTGCGTTGCTATGGAACAGCCTGGTGATGATGAAGGTGACTGGAGTGTTAATATGACTCGTGGGACCACTCTTCAGGGTCTACCATCAG ATCCTTTCTATTGTGAACGCAGAGGACTATATATCGGCATGGGAACAACTAGGTTGTCAAGGGCTGGCATGTTTCGTGTTCCTCATGGAGTTGCGGTTGATTTGAGCAATAGAGTTTTCAGATTGCCTTCTTTCCAta ATGTCCTCGAGGGGGAAATATTTCTTCAAAACCTGCCAAGCATTGTTGCTGCTCATGCTCTTG ATCCTCAGAAAGGGGAGAGAATATTAGATATGTGTGCAGCACCGGGAGGCAAGACTACTGCAATTGCTATACTTATGAATGATGAGGGAGTGATAGTGGCAGCAGATAGATCTCATAACAAA GTGCTGGATGTCCAAAAATTGTCTGCTGAGATGGGCTTAAGATGCATAACTACATGTAAACTGGATGCGCTGAAATCTGTTTGTCTTCCAAACGCACTCAGTGATTCAACAACATTGGTTAACGGTGAAAATATTGGTTCTGTTACCAACCATTTATCATCAAATGAAGAAATGGCATCGGGAAGATCCGAGGCTGAAAAATCACCTGAGGTGAATG CCAGCACTGAACAGCCAAGTGGAGGAGATGATGTTAGCGAAGCTGAAATCAGGAAGAATAAGGGAAGGCTGAAAAATGGTCGGGGAAGAACTCAATCCCAAGGTGGAAGAGCTGGAAAATCACAAGGTTTCCCGCCTAATAGTTTTGACAGGGTCCTTTTAGATGCTCCTTGTTCTGCTCTTGGCTTGAGACCTCGTCTTTTCGCTGGACTG GAGAGTGTTATATCGCTGAGAAACCATGGAAGGTACCAGCGGAAAATGTTAGACCAGGCTGTTCAATTGGTACGCATTGGTGGAATTCTTGTATACTCAAC ATGCACAATCAACCCTAGCGAGAACGAGGCGGTGGTTCGCTATGCTCTGGATAAATACAAATTTCTTTCTTTAGCACCACAG CATCCTAGAATTGGAGGCCCTGGTCTAGTTGGTCGATGTGAATTCCCTGACGGATATGTTGA GGAGTGGTTGAAACCGGGTGAAGAAGAAATGGTTCAGAAATTCGACCCGTCATCTGAGCTCGATACCATCGGCTTCTTTATAGCTAAGTTCAGCGTCGGCCCCAAAGATTAA